In one window of Caldisalinibacter kiritimatiensis DNA:
- a CDS encoding ATP-binding protein, with translation MKLEDREDLIKLSIPNKPEYVSVVRLTASAIASRIGFNIEEIEDIKVAVAEVCTNIIRNGLKNDNMNFDIEFNIYTDKLCITVTNTGEKICEDVTRNENLNSIEEQEEAKLGLFIIQALMDEVECLENGTNFEIKMTKKIGVGN, from the coding sequence ATGAAATTAGAAGATAGAGAAGATTTAATTAAACTTAGTATTCCAAATAAACCTGAATATGTTAGTGTAGTTAGATTAACAGCTTCAGCTATTGCAAGTAGAATAGGATTTAATATTGAAGAAATAGAAGATATAAAAGTAGCAGTAGCAGAAGTTTGTACTAATATAATTAGAAATGGATTAAAAAATGATAATATGAATTTTGATATAGAATTTAATATATATACAGACAAATTATGTATTACTGTAACAAATACAGGAGAGAAAATATGTGAAGATGTAACAAGAAATGAAAATTTAAATAGTATCGAGGAGCAAGAGGAAGCAAAATTAGGATTATTTATTATACAAGCATTAATGGATGAAGTTGAATGTTTAGAGAATGGAACTAATTTTGAAATAAAAATGACTAAAAAGATAGGAGTCGGTAATTAA